The DNA window ATGGATAATATATAGTACATTTTCTTACGAGTGTCAAAGATCGATCAGCATTATATGCTTCCATTCCCCAGCTGTAGCTCAGGGATTTGCGTTGACTCTCTGTAaatcccaaaaacaaaaaaaaaataaaatctgtGATTAATTACGGCCGGAAAGGCTAACTAACTAGGGAGTTAGGAGGGCATGCAGCATTTGCGTTCGAGGTTTTGTGCTGTGAACAAGAAGATGCCTGCCATTGGCTACATTCCCCAGTCGAAACGAAAGACAGcctgatttcaattttcaaagaGAATATGCTGCTGCCAAAGCCTGGTAACTGGTAATGAACGGTTATGTTAATCTGGGTGATGCACAGAAATCAACCAACAAATGTACGCAGGAAACaagatttattattattaccttcCTGAGGTCGAAAGAAGACTCTAGTTTACCTTGCAGGCAAAAACACACAACTTTAAATCCTGTTAATGTGTCTTTCATATATAGCCTTAACTGCTAGTATTTAATTCAAAGCAActgtgaagaaaaaagaggaggagaagaagaaactaATTAGAAAAGATCCTTCTCCATTGCAGCTGATTACCAGGAATTTCAAAggaagggggaaaagaaaagaaaagaaaagatcagGCGATTAACCTTGGCAATTGACTGTAAGTATATTTAATCTGTACCAGTTAACATCCACGTCCTAAGGACAAGTGGCTAAGCAATTATTAAGGAGGTACGTGGTTTGTTCTGCTTTTGATGATCTATTCAAATCGTTTAGTTTAAGAAGGGTCCAGGCTCGAAGAAGCTGCCGATTTGGCGTTGACCAACCACGATCCTGTATTATGTTAAAGAGTATATCTTTTTCCCCTTCTGGGGCGTGAAACAAGTCTGTACTACTTCTTGGTATAGCAACTACTGTGCATGCATTCTCTTCTGCCAATATTACGTAATGATCATGCCACATGTGGTCATGTGTTAATTAACCTGGACCACGAAGCACCCAATCGCCCCCGCCCAACCCATTTTGCTAAAGAAATAGTGGTGGTATTGAACTCAAATCTTGTGGTGAAGTACTATATATACAAAAGTCAGAGGAGCACAGTTTCCTTCCCCCAGATAAGTTGCAAAACAAGACTAGTAATTCAACTAGTATCTTTCCTAACTAATTTGAAGACGGAAAATATGAGGTCTTGCTTAGTgatcctcctcttcttctcAGTTGTTTCGGTAAGTGATTTGCTCTCCCTTTGACCATATATGCTTCCGTACTTTCTCTTTAACAAAAAAACATGCATCTACTCAATAGTACTTGTTCCTCGATTGTGCAAGTGTGATCAGGTTTCTTGTGATTTGTTACCCTCAAGAATCTACCACTGCACTACTAAGATCTTCTTAATTGTACATGATCATCAGCTTGTGTGTATTAGCGAGGCAGCAAGACACGGACCAGAGGATTACTGGAAGAAGATCATGCAAGATGAACAGATGCCTAAAGCACTCACAGACCTCTTCCATGAAGATTCATCAAGATCAGATGATCATCATCATCGCCGCCACTCCGATATCAACGTCCAGAAGCAGCCTGAGACTTTGAACATGAAGCGTTTCCTCACAAACTTTGATACGGCTCCCAATCTCATAATCTATCAAAACAAGGTTGTCATCCATTGATTAACGAAGCTCATCATTGTCGTCATCGTCATCGTCATCATATATGGGGCGAGATATTAGTATTACTTTTGGGCTATTACGCGCATATGTAGATTAGCAGCAACTCAGGGCATTGTATATCTATTGCTGTAATGAAATCTAGGGTACGTATAGGATGAGTGTACAAGTATTAGGACAGCAACAGATAAAGAAGAGCGGCCATGTAGTCAGATTTTTTCGTTGCTTGCAGTGAATTTGTTATATATATTATCAACGTTCATCAATCGTCCTAATATGTTTCCCCTTGTACGTACTCTAGACTCATTTCTGTAGTTAAGAACGTTTAGCTTTTAGTGCACTGAGCTAATTCATCTACTACTTACTAATGGTTAGTCAGGGGACAAGTGCAGGTGCTATGTTCAAAGATGCAAAGTCAAATCTAAGTCGAACTAATTGAGATGTGCAGAAAATACGGTCAACTATGTCAATCTGTTTTGCTATCCTTGCAATTTATGTACATGTGTTTGTCTGGCTTGTGGCAAAGTAGAAAAATGCTGTGATTTTGATTCCGAAAATGCCTGCTCAACCTTCTGACTAGAACTTGGGAGAAAAGCATTAGCAGAATTACGTTGTAAGGTTCACCCAACCTCAATAACTTCAATGGTGTGTTTGGATGGATTTGGATTTCAACTGTCCATCCAAATCCCCTAAGTTTTTTGGTCTGTCGAAGGTTAAATAAATGCATTTTAAATCCAGTCAAGTTGAGATACTTAGTTATTTGACACTTCAACATCACTCTTCTCAAGTTGGATTTAGCTCCTCTTCAGTGGATATCCTCTCCATTTCCCACACTGCACGATTGGATGTACGATATGTGTTTTCATTTACTAGCAAGTGACATGATCGCCTTAAATTTGACTAATTCTAACCTTTTTCGAGCTATCCAGGTATTTTTTTTATGGGGTGAAGAACAGGCGGCGGTGACATTGTGGCCGCTGCTGCCGCCTTGCGGCCTGCCGCTGCTGATGTCGTCGAGAAAAGAAACAGGTTCAGGCTTCAGTGTGCATTCTGTTGTGGGTTGAAGACTCTATATGGGTGAATTTGTGTGCGTGAGAGAGGCTTTTCTTCGCTGCCAACAGATAAGAAACGAGAACCAGAAGacttgagaggaaaaaggagAATCGAAACTTCAATGTTTGACCCctaaatttttctgtttttgtttcttccccaaattttcttttaattgcactcTCTTTAGGGTATAGTAAGTTTTAGTCA is part of the Coffea eugenioides isolate CCC68of chromosome 6, Ceug_1.0, whole genome shotgun sequence genome and encodes:
- the LOC113773396 gene encoding uncharacterized protein LOC113773396 isoform X2 — protein: MRSCLVILLFFSVVSVSCDLLPSRIYHCTTKIFLIVHDHQLVCISEAARHGPEDYWKKIMQDEQMPKALTDLFHEDSSRSDDHHHRRHSDINVQKQPETLNMKRFLTNFDTAPNLIIYQNKVVIH
- the LOC113773396 gene encoding uncharacterized protein LOC113773396 isoform X3; amino-acid sequence: MRSCLVILLFFSVVSLVCISEAARHGPEDYWKKIMQDEQMPKALTDLFHEDSSRSDDHHHRRHSDINVQKQPETLNMKRFLTNFDTAPNLIIYQNKVVIH
- the LOC113773396 gene encoding uncharacterized protein LOC113773396 isoform X1, giving the protein MRSCLVILLFFSVVSCDQVSCDLLPSRIYHCTTKIFLIVHDHQLVCISEAARHGPEDYWKKIMQDEQMPKALTDLFHEDSSRSDDHHHRRHSDINVQKQPETLNMKRFLTNFDTAPNLIIYQNKVVIH